The DNA segment GAGAGCCTGGCCTCCATGCCCCACCCATCTACCAGATTAACCCACCAGCACCCCTCCCCACCTGGCCCTTGTAGAAGAAGTTAGGAAGGTGTTTCATGGCATTGCTACGGAGACAGGCGATGTTCTGGAAACCACCTCCAGGAGCTGCTCTTAGGGCCCGAATCCGGTCTTGTACATAGTCTGAGACTTTCACCCGGATCTCCAGACCCAGGATCAGCGTGTCTGGGAACAGTGGTGACAGTTCCACTGGACCAGAAATAGGAATAGAATCATCAACCTCATACTTGCAGGAAGTGCACAGGGTCAACAAAAGAATGGAAGCCTCAATCTCCAACTACCAAATTCAGGAATGGCAAACATGGACAGAGATACCTATATGAATGGTTCTATGATTGGGGAAATCGGAAAATTGTCACCAGGACTGGAAATGGGAGAGCCTGGGAAAACATGTCTATTTGCAAGTGTTTTGGAGTTTTCACAGTGTTTCCACACATTGTCTCATTTAGTCCGTATAACACTCTGTGGTAAATTGTGAAGATTAGGAAACTAAGGGTCAGAAatacccaaggtcacagaacaAGAAGAGATAGAACTTGAACCAAGGTTGTCTGCCACCGAGTATTTTGGCCACACATTTCGTCTCTGTCACTGTTTCCTCTAtgggaagatttaaaaaatagagaaatggcCTCGCATGCATGGCTGGGACAATgcagaaaatataggagaaactGGAAAGCATGTAAGAGTGGGGCAGAAAGAATGTGTTCTGGTGAGTGGAGTAGCAGGGTTGGAATCCCTGAGAAAGCAGTTCAGGATCGCTGGCCACAGTGACTAATCTCTGACGCTTGTGCTGACCAGCTCACTGACCCGGCACCTGGCAGGTGATATGGCTCAAGTAGGGACTGGGCCCAGGAATGGGGCCAGACAACACAATCCAAATTCTAACAGGCATGTGAGGCAACCCCCTCCCTTCTCCAGGGCAAAGGCCAAGACCCAGAGTAGAGGGAAGGTGGAGGCTCTCCACACTGAAGCTACAGTATCAGCATCTGGTCCAAAGGGGAAAGGTCAACTATGGTCCCCACCAAACCTGCTAAGGTGGCAGAATCTAGGCATTGCCTCTCTTTGCCCCAGAAAAAGAGCCAGAGTGTTACCTAACAGGCCACCATAGCCACAGCCTATATCTGCAAACTCGACTTGGGCCTgagctctcttttctttctcatccTTTGGGTCATCATGGCTCTGATTCTGAGTCAGTGGAGTGAAGAACTCTGGGTATAGCTCAGACCAATTCATCTCCTCTGGCTTCACAGGGCTATTGGAGAGAAGACATGAGAGAAACGAGTTGCTCATTGCAGAAGTGGTACTACGTGTGTGTGGGTGAATGGGTTAGAGTGGGAGGTAAATGGAAGGAGAGtttctttaaaattctgtaaCTGTGGACCCTGTGGCCTCTAGGAGACACAGTGGAAACCACCCTTAACCCCCAGTGTGAATCACAGGCCCATAATGAGGTCCATGATTGCTGACCTGCCCATTTTCATTGCTAAGATGCTGTGATTCTGGCCAGTAGCTCTGTTTTCTGGGGCAAAAGTTCCCCTTCTCCCAGAGACTGGCTGTCTAAGGCACTGGGAGCTTACTTTGTTTATGTACTCTGTGGGAAGAGGATGGAGTAAGGTGTGGCGGGATAgtgcatatttttttattattaaatccgACAAACGAAACCCAAAGATATTGTCTCCATCACTCTAGTCTCTGTAACTGTTTCTCTTCCCAGACTGGTACTGCTAGCCAGACCACGGCCAGAACGCCACGCCCCCTCCCAATCAGCCAACTCCGCCCTCGGCCAAATTGCCGTGACCCTCCCTCCCCCAAAACCCTAGTCATCGACCTGATCCTCTCCGGTTCTTCCTAAACGCTCCTAACCGTCCTAGCACCATGGCTTTTTCGGGTAGCTCCGAGCTGTTCTGGGAATTCCGCCTGCCTTTCCTCCCCCTACCCCCACGGCCCCGCCTTTCTCACTCACTAGCGCAGCGTATGGTCGGCCATCGGGTTGGAGTGGGCACGTTGCCGATAGTATCGCTTCTGGGGCTGCGCGGCCTGGGCTCCAGCCATGATCCCCAGTCCAGCAGGTTTTCTCCGCGGAGCCCACGTGGAGGCCGTGGCCCGAGG comes from the Manis pentadactyla isolate mManPen7 chromosome 10, mManPen7.hap1, whole genome shotgun sequence genome and includes:
- the METTL1 gene encoding tRNA (guanine-N(7)-)-methyltransferase isoform X3, whose protein sequence is MAGAQAAQPQKRYYRQRAHSNPMADHTLRYPVKPEEMNWSELYPEFFTPLTQNQSHDDPKDEKEKRAQAQVEFADIGCGYGGLLVELSPLFPDTLILGLEIRVKVSDYVQDRIRALRAAPGGGFQNIACLRSNAMKHLPNFFYKGQLTKMFFLFPDPHFKRTKHKWRIISPTLLAEYAYVLRIGSDDPIVGHLGTSTEEGKKVLRNGGKNFPAIFRRIQDLTLQAVTPNPIPSGN
- the METTL1 gene encoding tRNA (guanine-N(7)-)-methyltransferase isoform X2; amino-acid sequence: MAGAQAAQPQKRYYRQRAHSNPMADHTLRYPVKPEEMNWSELYPEFFTPLTQNQSHDDPKDEKEKRAQAQVEFADIGCGYGGLLDTLILGLEIRVKVSDYVQDRIRALRAAPGGGFQNIACLRSNAMKHLPNFFYKGQLTKMFFLFPDPHFKRTKHKWRIISPTLLAEYAYVLRIGGLVYTITDVLELHDWICTHFEGHPLFERVPLEELSDDPIVGHLGTSTEEGKKVLRNGGKNFPAIFRRIQDLTLQAVTPNPIPSGN
- the METTL1 gene encoding tRNA (guanine-N(7)-)-methyltransferase isoform X1, which gives rise to MAGAQAAQPQKRYYRQRAHSNPMADHTLRYPVKPEEMNWSELYPEFFTPLTQNQSHDDPKDEKEKRAQAQVEFADIGCGYGGLLVELSPLFPDTLILGLEIRVKVSDYVQDRIRALRAAPGGGFQNIACLRSNAMKHLPNFFYKGQLTKMFFLFPDPHFKRTKHKWRIISPTLLAEYAYVLRIGGLVYTITDVLELHDWICTHFEGHPLFERVPLEELSDDPIVGHLGTSTEEGKKVLRNGGKNFPAIFRRIQDLTLQAVTPNPIPSGN